The Rhinoderma darwinii isolate aRhiDar2 chromosome 11, aRhiDar2.hap1, whole genome shotgun sequence genome window below encodes:
- the LOC142663300 gene encoding plasma protease C1 inhibitor-like: protein MQLIHVVFLFATANCINNVSHSHQFKPEVSAVQAKEDFFALTKWNLTETNLTQEATTIIYITTSQQSTESKNVVPINENEIPIEMERMHEAAESPIQSSMKWENATTADSEEKNEVPDEDHNGNQYDTKNDPTRDKESMENNCSIMWPECANLHNATEDVARELTGFSLNLFKTLSSHVGKSNIVISPISVAFGLSQLMLGSSGKTKEDMLNTLYGGIKDPACVHDAIQNLTSYESFVSANEIFFNKEFSLKEEFINQSSRFYRSKGIQLQREEKKGLRTINSWVSKATNGLITSVLKEIPPDFQLMLINVIQYQGKWINRFDPNFTKKEIFHTTSSGSIKVPMMNNHKYPLQSIRDTELQAHVARLPLSENCSLIIFLPLSQEKDALKNLEKRLEPQSVTSLMTELEKKSPRATAVSLPKLKLDSDIGLMETLGLLGLYDLFENPDLCALSNSTGLTVSDVRHRAILEIKEDGLKAAAATSVTVARSISLFSVQRPFLFILANDKNKIPIVIGHVTDPSK from the exons ATGCAACTTATCCATGTGGTTTTCCTTTTTGCAACTGCAAATTGCATAAACAATGTGTCTCACTCACATCAATTCAAGCCAGAAGTCAGCGCAGTACAAGCAAAAGAG GATTTTTTTGCTCTTACAAAATGGAACTTAACAGAAACAAACCTTACTCAAGAGGCAACAACTATTATATATATCACCACCTCGCAGCAGTCAACAGAGAGTAAAAACGTAGTTCCTATAAATGAAAATGAAATACCAATAGAAATGGAAAGGATGCATGAAGCAGCAGAATCTCCAATACAGTCCTCCATGAAATGGGAAAATGCCACGACAGCCGATAGTGAAGAAAAAAACGAAGTCCCAGATGAAGACCACAATGGAAACCAATATGACACCAAAAATGACCCAACCAGAGACAAGGAATCTATGGAAAACAATTGTTCCATTATGTGGCCAGAATGCGCAAATCTTCATAATGCCACCGAGGATGTTGCGAGGGAATTAACTGGATTCTCTTTGAATCTGTTCAAGACACTGTCATCCCATGTTGGAAAATCAAATATTGTGATTTCTCCGATTAGCGTTGCTTTTGGACTATCGCAGCTAATGTTAG GATCTAGCGGAAAAACAAAGGAAGATATGCTGAATACATTGTACGGTGGTATAAAAGACCCCGCGTGCGTGCATGATGCAATCCAAAACTTAACCAGTTATGAATCATTTGTTAGTGCAAATGAAATTTTCTTCAATAAAG AGTTTTCTCTAAAAGAAGAATTTATCAACCAGTCATCAAGATTTTATAGATCTAAAGGGATACAATTACAAAGAGAGGAGAAGAAGGGTTTGAGGACAATTAATAGTTGGGTTTCTAAGGCAACAAATGGTCTTATCACAAGTGTGCTGAAAGAGATTCCTCCGGACTTCCAACTGATGCTGATCAATGTAATACAATACCAAG GAAAATGGATAAATCGTTTTGATCCAAATTTTACAAAGAAGGAGATCTTCCACACAACATCCTCAGGTTCAATTAAAGTCCCGATGATGAATAATCACAAATATCCCCTACAAAGTATTCGAGATACAGAATTGCAGGCTCAT GTCGCCAGATTACCCTTATCTGAAAACTGCAGCCTCATCATCTTTCTGCCTCTGTCACAAGAAAAAGACGCATTGAAAAACCTAGAGAAGCGTCTTGAACCACAAAGTGTAACTTCTCTAATGACAGAGctagaaaaaaaatctcctcGGGCCACTGCTGTATCTCTCCCAAAGCTGAAACTGGACTCAGACATTGGATTAATGGAAACATTAGGTTTACTTG GTCTCTATGATCTTTTTGAAAACCCGGATTTATGTGCCTTGTCAAACAGCACCGGGCTTACAGTAAGTGATGTTCGTCATCGTGCCATTTTGGAAATCAAAGAAGATGGACTAAAAGCGGCAGCTGCTACTTCGGTTACTGTTGCCCGTAGTATTTCATTGTTTTCAGTGCAAAGACCTTTCCTTTTCATTCTGGCTAATGATAAAAACAAAATTCCCATTGTTATTGGGCATGTTACAGACCCCAGTAAGTGA